The Xenopus tropicalis strain Nigerian chromosome 2, UCB_Xtro_10.0, whole genome shotgun sequence genome window below encodes:
- the ikzf4 gene encoding LOW QUALITY PROTEIN: zinc finger protein Eos (The sequence of the model RefSeq protein was modified relative to this genomic sequence to represent the inferred CDS: substituted 1 base at 1 genomic stop codon) produces MRLPVEEPQKKSNSRMEIEDYNGRSYMSGSTFSTVVGHKLDSIFYSSTVAALDRPKGGDSSLEKEFSDALIGPTVSTPNSRHSSPSRSLSANSIKVEMYSDDESGRLLSHEDRLSEKEDGIMGDDSLVEPLGYCDGPGQDPHSPGGIRLPNGKLKCDICGMVCIGPNVLMVHKRSHTGERPFHCNQCGASFTQKGNLLRHIKLHSGEKPFKCPFCNYACRRRDALTGHLRTHAVSSPTVGKPYKCNYCGRSYKQQNTLEEHKERCHNYLQSLSNEAQHLPAHPGEEIRDLELGPDAMMHPSSDPPSFMDRLACNLTKRKRSTPQKFMGEKQMRLGLADLPYXMNSSFEKDVEIVSHHPLDSAYSNSLAFVGGPMRLPPTNCISEITPVISSVYTQLQPMQGRPDMPGNREAAEGHEDIPDGTQIHYRGRSEHGASPTNGCQDSTTDTESNHEERVSQATSSRQSPAYAKEDQRPSDGGLVLPSRSMPGTAKESLRVLGENGEQVKVFKCEHCRVLFLDHVMFTIHMGCHGFRDPFECNICGYHSQDRYEFSSHIVRGEHKV; encoded by the exons ATGAGGCTCCCTGTGGAGGAGCCGCAAAAG aaaagcaaCTCAAGGATGGAAATTGAGGACTACAATGGGCGCTCTTACATGTCCG GAAGCACCTTTTCTACTGTGGTCGGTCATAAGCTGGACTCCATATTCTACTCATCAACTGTGGCAGCTCTTGATCGACCAAAAG GTGGAGATTCATCTCTGGAAAAGGAATTTTCAGATGCGCTGATTGGACCCACTGTGAGCACCCCAAATAGCCGGCATTCATCCCCAAGTCGCTCACTAAGTG caaactCTATTAAAGTAGAGATGTATAGTGATGATGAGTCTGGGCGCCTGCTTTCCCATGAAGACCGACTGAGCGAGAAAGAAGATGGGATTATGGGTGATGACTCGCTGGTTGAGCCGCTGGGCTACTGCGATGGTCCGGGACAAGACCCTCACTCTCCAGGTGGCATTCGCCTCCCTAATGGCAAACTCAAATGTGATATTTGTGGAATGGTATGCATTGGACCTAATGTGTTGATGGTGCACAAAAGAAGTCACACAG GTGAGCGTCCTTTCCACTGTAACCAGTGTGGTGCCTCATTTACTCAGAAGGGGAATCTCCTACGGCACATAAAACTGCACTCGGGTGAGAAGCCTTTCAAGTGCCCATTCTGTAACTACGCTTGTCGTCGTCGGGATGCACTAACTGGTCACCTGCGCACACACGCTG tCTCCTCCCCCACAGTCGGCAAGCCTTACAAATGCAACTACTGCGGTCGTAGCTACAAGCAGCAGAACACACTGGAAGAACACAAGGAGCGCTGCCACAACTATTTGCAGAGCCTCAGCAATGAAGCCCAGCACTTACCTGCACATCCAG GTGAGGAGATTCGAGACCTGGAGCTGGGACCAGATGCCATGATGCACCCCTCCTCTGACCCGCCGTCTTTTATGGACAGGCTGGCATGCAACCTCACAAAACGCAAGCGCTCCACTCCTCAAAAATTTATGG GGGAGAAGCAGATGCGACTCGGACTTGCTGATCTCCCATATTAAATGAACTCCAGCTTTGAAAAGGATGTGGAGATAGtgtcccaccaccctttggactCTGCTTATAGCAATTCTTTGGCATTTGTGGGAGGCCCTATGCGCTTACCACCAACAAACTGCATTTCAGAAATCACTCCAGTCATTAGCTCGGTATATACCCAACTCCAGCCGATGCAAGGACGGCCAGACATGCCAGGAAACCGAGAAGCAGCGGAGGGCCATGAGGACATCCCAGATGGAACACAGATACATTACAGAGGACGTAGCGAACATGGGGCTTCCCCCACTAATGGCTGCCAGGACTCAACTACAGACACAGAAAGCAACCATGAAGAGAGGGTATCCCAGGCTACCAGCAGCCGGCAGAGCCCGGCCTACGCCAAAGAGGACCAGAGACCATCTGATGGAGGGTTGGTTTTACCATCACGATCTATGCCTGGCACAGCCAAAGAATCCCTGAGGGTACTGGGAGAGAATGGGGAGCAAGTGAAGGTATTTAAATGTGAACACTGCCGGGTACTTTTTCTAGACCATGTCATGTTTACTATCCACATGGGTTGCCATGGTTTCAGAGACCCTTTTGAGTGCAATATCTGTGGTTACCACAGTCAGGACCGGTACGAGTTTTCATCTCATATTGTGAGAGGCGAGCACAAGGTTTAA